In the Armatimonadota bacterium genome, CGCTGCCCCGGCGTCTCGTAGTGCTCGTGCCGCTTGACCTCGGTGAGAATTCCGGACCGCTTGACCTGCCGCTTGAACCGCTTGAGCGCCGCGTCCAGCGTCTCGTCCTTGCCCAC is a window encoding:
- the rpsU gene encoding 30S ribosomal protein S21; the protein is MAEVRVGKDETLDAALKRFKRQVKRSGILTEVKRHEHYETPGQRRRRKLARAAKRRRK